From a region of the Roseivirga sp. 4D4 genome:
- a CDS encoding phosphoribosylaminoimidazolesuccinocarboxamide synthase produces MEGIKETNFQFPNQQDFYRGKVRDIYYFSDLLVMVASDRISAFDVVLPRAIPFKGQVLNQIASKFLKATSDIVPNWITASPDPTVSVGLKCEPYQVEMVIRGYLAGHAWREYRDGKRILCGVPLPDGLKENDKLPAPIITPTTKAKEGHDEDISREEILAQGIVDQAEYEQLEAYTQALFARGTEMAAAQGLILVDTKYEFGKLDDKIILIDEIHTPDSSRYFYQEGYDDRQKAGEKQKQLSKEFVRQWLIENGFQGKEGQTIPEMTDEVVNSISERYIELFEKVTGESFQKDGNQNVLERIENNITNYLQNR; encoded by the coding sequence ATTGAAGGCATTAAGGAAACCAACTTTCAGTTTCCAAATCAACAAGATTTTTATCGCGGCAAAGTAAGAGATATCTACTATTTCTCAGACCTATTGGTTATGGTTGCCTCTGATCGAATTTCAGCTTTCGATGTGGTGCTTCCAAGAGCGATCCCTTTTAAAGGCCAAGTCTTAAATCAGATCGCCTCTAAGTTCCTCAAAGCCACCAGTGACATAGTACCGAATTGGATTACAGCGAGCCCTGACCCAACTGTTAGTGTGGGGCTTAAATGTGAACCTTATCAGGTAGAAATGGTCATCAGAGGTTATCTTGCCGGCCATGCCTGGAGAGAGTACAGAGATGGCAAAAGAATCCTTTGCGGGGTACCTCTACCTGATGGATTAAAAGAAAATGACAAGCTTCCAGCCCCTATCATCACCCCTACTACAAAAGCTAAAGAAGGTCATGATGAGGATATTTCTAGAGAAGAAATATTGGCTCAGGGGATCGTGGATCAAGCGGAATACGAGCAGCTTGAAGCTTACACTCAGGCCCTGTTTGCCAGAGGAACAGAAATGGCTGCAGCTCAAGGGCTTATTTTGGTCGACACCAAATATGAGTTTGGAAAACTGGATGATAAAATCATTCTGATTGACGAGATTCATACGCCTGACTCATCTAGGTATTTTTACCAAGAAGGATACGATGACAGACAGAAGGCTGGAGAAAAGCAAAAACAACTCTCCAAGGAGTTTGTTAGACAATGGCTGATAGAGAATGGATTTCAAGGCAAAGAAGGTCAGACAATTCCAGAAATGACTGACGAAGTTGTAAATTCTATCTCCGAAAGATATATTGAGCTCTTCGAGAAAGTAACGGGTGAATCATTTCAGAAAGATGGGAACCAAAACGTACTCGAGAGAATTGAGAATAACATTACGAATTACCTACAGAATAGATAA
- a CDS encoding STAS domain-containing protein, whose product MKFSIDKQDLYTVFKLEEEKLDSTLSPDLKSELVSLQAQGTQNLILNLSTTKYADSSGLSALLTGNRAYAENGGAFILSEITPFVDKLLTISQLNNVLTILATDEAAMDLVLANSPEDGEA is encoded by the coding sequence ATGAAGTTTAGCATAGATAAACAAGACCTGTACACAGTATTCAAACTAGAAGAAGAGAAGCTTGATTCTACTTTATCTCCTGACCTGAAGTCGGAACTTGTATCATTACAGGCACAGGGGACTCAAAATCTTATTTTGAACCTTTCCACCACAAAATATGCCGATTCATCAGGGCTAAGCGCATTGCTGACGGGTAACAGAGCATACGCAGAAAACGGAGGTGCTTTTATCCTTTCTGAAATCACTCCTTTTGTAGATAAGCTATTGACCATATCACAGCTCAATAATGTATTGACCATTTTGGCCACTGACGAAGCTGCTATGGACTTGGTACTCGCCAATAGCCCTGAAGACGGAGAAGCATAA
- a CDS encoding ribonuclease Z, with the protein MGIRVKILGSNSAAPAHRRHHTAQLINIEGKYYLMDCGEATQLQLKRYKLRAQRINNIFISHLHGDHYLGLMGLLSTMHLMGRSQKLNLYGPKGLSEIITMQLKYSQTVFNYDINFVEVDTTQNKVVHEDNFVEVYSIPLNHRIPCCGYLFAEKKKNRRIKKEVLPDDFSIRNIIRLKHGEDIMDEEGNLLYKNTALTLPARKSYSYAFCSDTKYDESIIPMIKGVDLLYHEATFLEEHADRAGSTYHSTAKEAATIAKKAEVGKLILGHFSVRYKELEPIREEAQTVFEDSELAIEGEEFILVS; encoded by the coding sequence TTGGGTATAAGAGTCAAAATATTAGGATCTAATTCCGCAGCGCCTGCACATCGCAGACATCATACCGCCCAACTCATTAACATTGAGGGCAAGTATTACTTGATGGATTGTGGGGAGGCCACACAACTTCAGTTAAAGCGCTATAAACTCCGAGCCCAAAGAATCAATAACATCTTTATTTCGCACCTTCATGGTGACCACTACCTTGGGCTAATGGGTTTGTTATCCACCATGCACCTTATGGGTAGATCTCAGAAGTTAAACCTTTATGGACCTAAAGGTTTATCTGAAATCATCACCATGCAGCTTAAATACTCTCAAACGGTATTTAACTACGATATCAATTTTGTAGAAGTCGATACCACTCAAAACAAGGTGGTACACGAAGACAACTTTGTAGAAGTATACAGCATTCCATTGAATCACCGTATTCCATGCTGTGGATACCTTTTTGCCGAAAAGAAGAAGAACCGAAGGATCAAAAAAGAGGTACTTCCAGATGACTTTTCCATCAGAAATATTATCAGACTCAAGCATGGCGAAGATATTATGGACGAAGAGGGGAATTTACTTTATAAAAATACGGCTCTAACATTACCGGCTAGGAAGTCCTACTCTTATGCCTTTTGCTCAGACACCAAATATGATGAATCCATCATCCCCATGATCAAAGGAGTGGACCTCCTCTATCATGAAGCGACTTTCCTTGAAGAGCATGCAGACAGAGCAGGAAGTACCTACCACAGTACAGCCAAAGAAGCGGCTACTATTGCCAAAAAAGCTGAGGTTGGAAAATTGATCCTTGGCCATTTTTCGGTGAGATATAAAGAGTTGGAACCAATTCGTGAGGAAGCCCAGACCGTATTTGAGGATTCGGAACTGGCCATTGAGGGGGAAGAATTTATACTAGTCTCATAA
- a CDS encoding queuosine precursor transporter translates to MGKSILSDKKTNLFIILSGIFITNALIAELIGGKIFSVERTLGYEPLDIPMFGDFVLQFNLTAGVVLWPIVFITTDIINEYFGKKGVRKITFITVGLITYAFIAIYLAMRLAPADFWLSVFGTDENGAPFDINYAFQQVLTQGLNIIFASLVAFVIGQFVDVYVFHRLRRLTGKHKIWLRATGSTLISQLIDSFVVLIVAFYFLGGWSLSQVVAVGTTNYIYKFLIAIALTPLLYIAHYFIDRYLGKENAEILMEEASKESGESLF, encoded by the coding sequence ATGGGCAAGTCAATCCTAAGCGATAAGAAAACAAACCTATTCATTATTCTCAGTGGGATTTTCATCACCAATGCATTGATTGCTGAATTGATCGGTGGTAAGATCTTCTCAGTTGAAAGAACGCTGGGCTATGAGCCATTAGACATCCCCATGTTTGGGGACTTTGTCCTTCAATTTAACCTTACGGCTGGAGTGGTTCTTTGGCCGATCGTTTTCATTACAACCGATATCATCAACGAATACTTTGGTAAAAAGGGAGTTCGAAAGATCACCTTCATAACCGTAGGTCTTATAACCTACGCTTTTATTGCCATTTACCTAGCTATGCGTCTGGCTCCAGCTGATTTCTGGCTAAGTGTTTTCGGTACTGATGAGAATGGTGCCCCTTTTGACATCAATTACGCATTCCAGCAAGTTTTGACCCAAGGGTTGAATATCATTTTTGCCTCACTGGTCGCCTTTGTCATTGGCCAATTTGTAGATGTTTACGTCTTTCACAGGCTTAGAAGACTCACGGGTAAACATAAGATCTGGCTGAGAGCCACGGGCTCAACACTTATTTCACAGTTGATAGATAGTTTCGTTGTGCTAATTGTTGCTTTTTACTTTCTGGGGGGGTGGTCCCTCAGTCAGGTAGTAGCGGTGGGTACTACCAACTATATCTACAAATTCCTGATTGCGATTGCCTTGACCCCACTGTTGTATATAGCACACTACTTCATTGATCGCTATTTAGGAAAGGAAAATGCCGAGATATTGATGGAAGAAGCGAGTAAAGAAAGTGGAGAATCTCTTTTCTAG
- a CDS encoding TrmH family RNA methyltransferase, which produces MLSKRLSKYFKSLQLKKYRLQERKFLVEGAKGVLEVLQSSFQVENLLATSDFLDTLDAPLRAAAQETIVCKSNDLEAVGTFKSNNAAIAVVSMPEPASINVPEGELSLALDGVNDPGNLGTIIRIADWYGVKNIFCSEETADVYNPKVINATMGSFTRVQVHYTDLACLIKSTDIPVYGALLDGDSIRDRELVPNGVLVMGSESQGISESLKPLLTKPIYIPGRGGAESLNVAVATAVLLDNFFR; this is translated from the coding sequence ATGCTTTCTAAACGATTAAGTAAGTACTTTAAATCTCTGCAATTAAAAAAATATCGACTGCAAGAGCGAAAGTTTTTGGTTGAAGGTGCAAAAGGGGTTTTGGAGGTACTCCAATCAAGTTTTCAAGTAGAAAACTTGTTAGCAACCTCCGACTTTTTAGATACACTCGATGCACCGTTGAGAGCAGCTGCCCAAGAAACCATTGTGTGCAAGTCAAATGACTTAGAAGCTGTTGGGACCTTTAAGTCAAATAACGCTGCCATTGCTGTGGTAAGTATGCCAGAACCGGCTTCAATCAATGTTCCCGAAGGAGAGCTCAGTTTGGCTTTGGATGGGGTGAATGATCCGGGGAATCTTGGTACAATCATTAGGATCGCTGATTGGTATGGGGTGAAAAACATCTTTTGCAGCGAGGAGACTGCGGATGTTTATAATCCAAAAGTCATTAATGCTACCATGGGATCGTTTACTCGAGTACAGGTTCATTATACAGATTTGGCTTGCTTGATCAAATCAACCGACATACCAGTTTATGGTGCATTACTTGATGGTGACTCCATTCGTGACCGTGAGCTAGTACCCAATGGAGTATTGGTCATGGGGAGCGAATCTCAGGGGATTAGTGAATCGCTCAAACCACTGCTAACAAAACCTATTTATATACCGGGTAGAGGAGGGGCAGAGTCACTGAATGTTGCCGTGGCAACAGCGGTTTTGCTTGATAATTTCTTCCGCTAG
- a CDS encoding BamA/TamA family outer membrane protein, translating into MKTSTRFFLFLLLVPLLYACSGVRHLEDGEKWLYKQQVKGVDKNLENEINNLITLKPNTRIPIIGPLGAAIYERGEDNFDTARINQKKRSAIAKVDAKIQERTEAGKSTTKLEAKKNRKIARFDRKLKDGNFRMKTGTPLSVFDSTIVEDTKDRINSFLINSKGFRKANVTTSYTEKNRKVSLTYQVDTGPRNTIDSLITRTGDPALTTLLQTNQSGSFLIKGSDYDRSLLDAERDRIELLLIENGYYGFNKAYIEFQILEDPSTTDLWVATIINKPADQETHRSFLLDSIVINTNGNDPITETQDYFGVKYNYGNFKYSPKSLDARLRFAPGQKYNFTDFENTQKQLLNMDMFRFVNTYFDTTTVPGKSIANFYTAPLQKFQLTQELGFNVTEGLPGPLYNASLKNRNIFLGSEILEIGIFAGLDGVSSATDQSQVLRTIQYGANASLTFPRFITPFKSRGLNKMTFNPRTRVSLGFNFIDRPEYVRSNLNGTFAYTWQNLKGNKSYTFNLADIALIDTEIDANSGFQEQLDDLFLQGNTLAFSFNRSFVSSSSFNATYNYDYGNPSNPSSYLRFFLESGGTIYDIVGRALLENNDLENYQFYKVQVDYRRQVPLGIDKSVVLRVNGGIADPYGGNNALPYEKYFFAGGSSSNRAWNPRRLGPGSAFPYELDENGQNIIENGELKANRTGADSYQFEQPGEVLIEMNAEYRAKISGFFDWAFFIDAGNIWRLREFETPLPGEVVRISQGAKFEVNDFYKELAIGAGIGLRLDFSFLVFRLDVGHKIRDPRFPEGQRWQRLFKRPNQTVYNIAVGYAF; encoded by the coding sequence GTGAAGACTAGCACTCGTTTTTTTCTCTTCCTACTATTAGTGCCTCTCCTTTACGCCTGCTCCGGTGTCAGGCATTTGGAAGATGGGGAAAAATGGCTTTACAAACAACAAGTAAAAGGGGTAGATAAAAACCTTGAGAATGAGATCAATAACCTCATCACCCTAAAACCCAATACACGCATTCCTATCATAGGTCCCTTAGGGGCTGCAATCTACGAGCGTGGCGAAGACAATTTCGATACGGCACGGATCAACCAAAAAAAGCGAAGTGCTATTGCAAAGGTTGATGCTAAGATTCAAGAGCGCACTGAAGCCGGAAAAAGCACCACCAAACTCGAAGCCAAGAAGAACAGAAAAATTGCCCGATTTGACAGAAAATTGAAAGATGGAAATTTTCGAATGAAAACGGGGACACCCCTATCCGTTTTCGATAGTACTATTGTAGAGGATACCAAAGACCGAATTAATTCCTTCTTGATCAATTCGAAGGGTTTTCGCAAGGCTAATGTCACAACTAGTTATACCGAAAAAAACAGAAAAGTATCACTTACCTATCAGGTAGATACTGGCCCTAGGAATACCATTGACAGCTTAATTACGCGTACAGGCGATCCAGCATTAACCACTTTACTCCAGACGAATCAATCTGGTTCTTTTCTAATTAAAGGTTCCGACTATGACAGATCATTACTAGATGCAGAAAGAGATCGTATTGAGTTACTCCTAATAGAAAATGGTTATTATGGCTTCAACAAAGCCTATATAGAATTTCAAATTCTAGAAGATCCATCTACAACCGACCTCTGGGTAGCAACGATAATCAACAAACCAGCAGATCAGGAGACTCATAGATCATTTTTACTGGATTCCATAGTCATCAATACCAATGGCAATGATCCCATTACCGAAACTCAAGACTATTTCGGTGTTAAATACAACTATGGCAACTTCAAATACTCTCCTAAATCCTTGGATGCGAGATTGAGATTTGCACCAGGCCAGAAATACAACTTTACCGACTTTGAAAACACACAAAAGCAGCTGCTGAATATGGACATGTTCCGTTTTGTTAACACCTATTTTGATACAACAACTGTCCCTGGAAAATCGATTGCTAATTTTTACACTGCTCCTTTGCAGAAGTTTCAGCTAACACAAGAATTAGGATTTAACGTTACAGAAGGACTTCCTGGTCCGTTATACAATGCGAGTCTTAAGAACAGGAATATATTTCTTGGCTCTGAAATTCTTGAAATTGGAATATTTGCTGGTCTGGATGGAGTAAGTTCAGCCACCGATCAGAGTCAGGTACTTAGAACCATTCAATACGGTGCCAACGCTTCTCTGACCTTCCCAAGGTTTATCACACCTTTTAAGTCACGTGGACTGAATAAAATGACCTTCAATCCAAGAACACGCGTGTCACTGGGTTTCAACTTTATAGATCGACCGGAATATGTAAGAAGTAACCTCAACGGTACTTTTGCCTATACATGGCAGAACCTAAAAGGCAATAAAAGCTATACTTTCAACCTAGCGGATATCGCTTTAATTGATACCGAAATCGATGCTAATTCTGGCTTTCAGGAGCAGTTAGATGATTTATTTCTCCAGGGAAACACGCTGGCCTTTTCCTTCAACCGTTCTTTTGTATCCAGTTCTTCCTTCAATGCCACATATAACTACGATTATGGGAACCCATCAAATCCTTCCAGTTACTTAAGGTTCTTCTTAGAATCAGGTGGAACAATTTATGATATCGTGGGGCGTGCACTTTTGGAGAACAATGACCTTGAGAATTACCAATTTTATAAGGTACAAGTTGATTACAGGCGTCAGGTTCCTCTTGGTATTGATAAATCAGTGGTGCTGAGGGTCAATGGCGGAATTGCGGATCCCTATGGAGGAAACAATGCCCTACCCTATGAGAAGTACTTCTTTGCAGGTGGTAGTAGCAGTAACCGTGCATGGAACCCAAGACGATTAGGACCGGGTTCGGCCTTCCCATACGAGCTTGATGAGAATGGTCAAAATATTATTGAAAACGGAGAACTAAAGGCCAATAGAACTGGAGCCGATAGCTATCAGTTTGAGCAACCAGGGGAAGTACTTATTGAGATGAATGCGGAATATAGGGCCAAAATCTCAGGTTTCTTCGATTGGGCATTCTTTATTGATGCCGGCAACATCTGGAGATTAAGAGAATTTGAGACTCCACTACCTGGCGAGGTCGTGAGAATATCTCAAGGAGCCAAGTTTGAGGTCAATGACTTTTATAAAGAGTTGGCGATTGGAGCAGGTATCGGTTTAAGGCTCGATTTTTCCTTTCTCGTATTCAGGCTAGACGTTGGCCATAAAATTAGAGACCCCAGATTTCCTGAAGGGCAGCGCTGGCAAAGGCTCTTCAAAAGACCCAACCAAACGGTCTACAATATAGCTGTAGGTTACGCCTTCTAG